A genomic segment from Pseudomonas sp. M30-35 encodes:
- the argH gene encoding argininosuccinate lyase, whose amino-acid sequence MSTEQTNQSWGGRFSEPVDAFVARFTASVEFDKRLYRHDIMGSIAHATMLAKVGVLSEAERDTIIEGLGNVQREIEAGQFDWSIEREDVHMNIEARLTDLIGITGKKLHTGRSRNDQVATDIRLWLRDEIDIILGEITRLQQGLLEQAQREAETIMPGFTHLQTAQPVTFGHHLLAWFEMLSRDYERLVDCRKRTNRMPLGSAALAGTTYPIQRDMTAELLGFDSVGGNSLDGVSDRDFAIEFCAAASIAMMHLSRFSEELVLWTSAQFQFIELPDRFCTGSSIMPQKKNPDVPELVRGKTGRVFGALTGLLTLMKGQPLAYNKDNQEDKEPLFDAADTLRDSLRAFADMIPAIKPKHAIMREAALRGFSTATDLADYLVRKGLPFRDCHEIVGHAVKFGVDSGKDLAEMTLEELRVFSDQIDADVFDVLTLEGSVNARDHIGGTAPAQVRAAVKRGEALLASR is encoded by the coding sequence ATGAGCACTGAACAGACCAACCAATCCTGGGGCGGCCGCTTCAGCGAGCCAGTCGACGCCTTCGTCGCCCGTTTCACCGCCTCTGTCGAATTCGACAAGCGCCTTTACCGCCACGACATCATGGGCTCGATTGCCCACGCGACCATGCTCGCCAAAGTCGGTGTGCTCAGTGAAGCAGAGCGCGACACCATTATCGAGGGCCTGGGCAACGTTCAGCGCGAAATCGAAGCCGGCCAGTTCGACTGGAGTATCGAGCGCGAAGATGTGCACATGAACATCGAAGCCCGCCTCACCGACTTGATCGGTATCACCGGTAAAAAATTGCACACCGGGCGCAGCCGGAATGATCAGGTCGCAACCGACATTCGCCTGTGGCTACGCGATGAGATAGACATCATCCTCGGTGAAATCACGCGCCTGCAACAAGGCTTGCTTGAACAGGCACAACGCGAAGCCGAGACTATCATGCCGGGCTTCACTCACCTGCAAACAGCTCAGCCGGTAACCTTTGGCCACCATTTGCTGGCCTGGTTCGAAATGCTGTCGCGCGATTACGAACGCCTGGTTGACTGCCGTAAACGCACCAACCGCATGCCGCTGGGCTCGGCCGCACTGGCCGGTACTACTTACCCGATTCAGCGTGACATGACCGCCGAACTCCTCGGTTTTGATAGCGTCGGCGGTAACTCGCTGGACGGCGTGTCCGATCGCGATTTCGCCATCGAATTCTGCGCCGCGGCGAGTATTGCAATGATGCACCTGTCGCGCTTCTCGGAAGAGCTGGTGCTATGGACCAGTGCGCAGTTTCAATTTATTGAATTGCCGGATCGCTTCTGCACCGGCAGCTCGATCATGCCGCAAAAGAAAAACCCCGACGTACCTGAGCTGGTACGCGGCAAAACGGGTCGTGTATTTGGCGCTCTGACGGGGCTGCTGACCTTGATGAAAGGCCAACCTCTGGCTTACAACAAGGACAACCAAGAAGACAAAGAGCCACTGTTCGACGCCGCCGATACGCTGCGTGACAGCCTGCGTGCGTTTGCCGACATGATCCCGGCGATTAAGCCCAAGCATGCAATCATGCGTGAAGCTGCTTTACGTGGTTTCTCGACAGCGACCGACCTTGCAGACTATCTGGTGCGCAAAGGTCTGCCATTCCGTGATTGCCACGAGATTGTCGGTCACGCGGTGAAATTCGGTGTTGATAGCGGTAAAGATCTCGCCGAAATGACTCTGGAAGAGCTGCGCGTGTTCAGCGACCAAATCGACGCCGATGTATTTGACGTACTGACGCTTGAAGGCTCAGTCAACGCCCGTGATCACATTGGCGGCACCGCACCGGCGCAAGTCAGGGCAGCGGTCAAGCGCGGCGAGGCACTCCTGGCCAGCCGTTAA
- a CDS encoding uroporphyrinogen-III C-methyltransferase: MSEATSPKEQPVQDAPKPTTKAPERAKSSSGNGLALIALLLGATGIAIGGWGVWQLRMLQTNEQQQVAQLEQTQAQAAALSQQAKSLDSRLQSLPPPDELDERRRLVLQLQGDQQLLNKRLETVLGASRQEWRLAEAEHLLRLASLRLSALQDINSATALVRTADEIVRDQDDPAAYAVREQLAKSLEALLTTPNPDRTGLFLQLGALRDQGMQLNALNPSFKDDGGVLGQLAEENYGEGWWAGVLQTAGQYVRLDFNADQNIRPLLAGQSLTQVRLALSLALEQAQWAALHGQTAVYKQALTQAADVLDGNFNKDNPSSRALRARVGELIDQSIEVKAPDLTNSINAMQAYIEQKQSARERLKDAPVADKPATEEAAQ, from the coding sequence GTGAGCGAAGCGACTTCCCCGAAAGAGCAGCCTGTGCAGGATGCACCCAAGCCAACGACTAAAGCGCCAGAGCGTGCGAAATCGTCAAGCGGTAATGGCCTCGCGTTAATCGCCTTATTGCTGGGCGCCACTGGCATTGCTATTGGCGGCTGGGGTGTCTGGCAACTGCGCATGTTGCAAACAAACGAGCAGCAACAAGTGGCTCAACTTGAACAAACCCAAGCTCAGGCTGCAGCGCTTTCTCAGCAGGCCAAGAGCCTCGACAGCCGTTTGCAGTCGCTGCCACCCCCGGATGAATTGGATGAGCGTCGGCGCCTGGTGCTGCAGTTGCAGGGCGATCAGCAGTTGCTCAACAAGCGCCTTGAAACCGTGCTCGGCGCGAGCCGTCAGGAATGGCGCTTAGCTGAGGCCGAGCATTTGCTGCGCTTGGCAAGCCTGCGGTTGTCGGCGCTGCAAGATATCAACAGCGCAACGGCGTTGGTGCGTACTGCTGATGAAATCGTCCGCGATCAGGATGACCCGGCCGCCTACGCAGTTCGTGAGCAGTTGGCGAAAAGTCTTGAAGCGCTACTGACTACGCCCAATCCGGATCGCACCGGCCTGTTCTTGCAACTCGGCGCCTTGCGCGATCAGGGCATGCAGCTCAATGCGTTGAACCCATCTTTTAAAGATGACGGCGGGGTGCTCGGTCAATTGGCTGAGGAAAACTATGGTGAAGGCTGGTGGGCCGGTGTTCTGCAAACCGCTGGGCAGTACGTGCGCCTGGACTTCAATGCCGATCAGAATATTCGTCCACTCCTGGCTGGCCAAAGCCTGACTCAGGTTCGCCTGGCTTTGAGCCTGGCGCTGGAGCAGGCGCAATGGGCGGCCTTGCATGGCCAGACTGCAGTGTACAAACAGGCGCTGACTCAGGCGGCTGACGTACTCGATGGCAACTTCAATAAAGACAACCCAAGCAGCCGTGCCTTGCGCGCGCGCGTGGGCGAGTTGATTGATCAAAGCATTGAAGTCAAAGCACCGGATCTAACCAACTCAATCAACGCCATGCAGGCTTATATCGAGCAAAAGCAATCGGCTCGTGAGCGCCTGAAAGATGCACCGGTTGCAGATAAGCCAGCGACGGAGGAGGCGGCTCAATGA
- a CDS encoding uroporphyrinogen-III synthase, producing the protein MSQWRLLLTRPQDECEALAAILAAHGVYSCSLPLLNIVALDETAEQRVILRKLEGYCAVIVVSKPAARLATQLLERNQIQPSSAQPWFSVGAATGEILVNYGLAAHWPEQGDDSEALLALPRLKQALNTGHAPRVLIIRGEEGREMLADSLRRRGVVVDYLGLYRRELPQYPAGTLQATLCSNQLNGVLVSSGQGFKHLQQLAGEQWPALSKLTLFVPSQRVAEQARAAGAEIVVNCRGANAAALLVALQAESAPAL; encoded by the coding sequence GTGAGTCAATGGCGTTTGCTGCTGACCCGCCCGCAGGATGAATGCGAGGCGCTGGCCGCTATCTTGGCCGCACACGGGGTCTACAGCTGCAGTTTGCCACTACTGAATATCGTCGCGCTGGATGAGACCGCCGAGCAGCGGGTAATCCTTCGTAAGCTTGAGGGTTACTGCGCGGTAATTGTTGTCAGTAAACCCGCTGCACGTTTGGCTACACAGCTACTTGAGCGCAATCAGATTCAGCCTTCTTCCGCGCAACCCTGGTTTAGCGTGGGCGCCGCGACTGGCGAAATCTTGGTTAATTATGGTTTGGCTGCGCACTGGCCAGAGCAGGGTGATGACAGTGAAGCACTGCTTGCCTTGCCTCGACTCAAGCAAGCATTAAACACGGGCCATGCGCCCCGAGTTTTGATCATTCGCGGCGAAGAGGGTCGAGAAATGCTCGCCGACAGTTTGCGCCGTCGGGGTGTAGTGGTGGATTATCTAGGCTTGTATCGTCGTGAGCTGCCGCAATATCCTGCGGGAACCCTGCAAGCGACTCTGTGCTCAAATCAGCTTAACGGCGTATTGGTGAGCAGTGGTCAAGGGTTTAAACACTTGCAGCAACTGGCAGGCGAACAATGGCCAGCATTAAGCAAGCTAACCTTATTTGTACCCAGTCAGCGTGTCGCCGAACAAGCGCGCGCGGCAGGAGCTGAAATTGTAGTGAACTGTCGCGGTGCTAATGCTGCGGCTTTGTTGGTGGCGTTGCAGGCTGAGTCTGCCCCCGCCCTCTGA
- the hemC gene encoding hydroxymethylbilane synthase — MPREIRIATRKSALALWQAEHVKARLEQAHPGLVVSLVPMVSRGDKLLDAPLAKIGGKGLFVKELETALLENQADIAVHSMKDVPMDFPEGLGLYCICEREDPRDAFVSNTFDSLAALPAGSIVGTSSLRRQAQLLARRPDLTINFLRGNVNTRLAKLDAGEYDAIILAAAGLIRLGFGERIRDSISVEDSLPAGGQGAVGIECRSADAEIHALLEPLNHRETAVRVTAERALNKRLNGGCQVPIACYAIIEGEQLWLRGLVGQPDGGLLLSAQSRAPLAEAEALGIAVAEDLLGQGAEAILEAVYGEAGHA; from the coding sequence ATGCCCCGTGAAATTCGCATCGCGACCCGTAAAAGTGCCTTAGCCTTGTGGCAGGCCGAGCACGTAAAGGCTCGTCTAGAACAAGCTCACCCAGGCTTGGTAGTCAGTTTGGTGCCAATGGTTAGCCGTGGCGACAAGCTGCTGGATGCGCCGCTGGCTAAGATTGGCGGCAAGGGTTTGTTCGTTAAAGAGCTGGAAACCGCATTACTGGAAAACCAGGCGGATATCGCCGTTCATTCGATGAAAGACGTGCCGATGGACTTTCCTGAAGGCCTCGGTTTGTATTGCATCTGTGAGCGAGAAGACCCGCGGGATGCCTTCGTCTCCAACACCTTTGACAGCCTCGCTGCGTTACCGGCTGGCAGTATTGTCGGTACGTCGAGCCTGCGACGTCAGGCGCAATTGTTGGCGCGCCGTCCTGATTTGACCATCAACTTCCTGCGTGGCAACGTCAATACGCGTCTGGCTAAGCTCGATGCGGGTGAGTACGACGCAATTATTCTGGCCGCTGCGGGTTTAATCCGCCTCGGTTTCGGTGAGCGTATCCGCGACTCCATCAGTGTTGAGGACAGCTTGCCAGCCGGCGGGCAGGGCGCAGTCGGTATTGAGTGCCGCAGCGCTGATGCTGAGATTCATGCGCTGCTTGAGCCATTGAATCACCGCGAAACGGCGGTGCGCGTCACGGCTGAGCGGGCGTTGAACAAGCGTCTGAATGGCGGTTGTCAGGTGCCAATCGCCTGTTATGCGATTATCGAGGGTGAACAGCTCTGGTTGCGTGGCTTGGTCGGCCAACCTGACGGCGGCTTGCTCTTGAGCGCGCAGAGTCGTGCGCCATTGGCAGAAGCAGAAGCGCTCGGTATAGCGGTCGCTGAAGATTTGCTTGGGCAAGGTGCCGAAGCCATTCTTGAAGCCGTGTATGGTGAGGCAGGCCACGCGTGA
- a CDS encoding heme biosynthesis HemY N-terminal domain-containing protein, whose protein sequence is MKRASLLILILLVAGGLALLGYSIAEHKGYVLLAYKSFRYESSLWIFLALIAAIWLIVYLLRLLLRLLVTSGRLVNPWSRLHHNRRVRLASEQGFVDLVEGRWSAALRHLRKAAEAEPLPLMYYLGAARAAHELGQKEECDALLERALERQPQAELAVALSHAEFQQARGELGAALETLQVMHERHPSNQQVLKQLQQLYVRNQDWSALLGILSTVRKEKMLSGEALADLELKAWRGRLATAAASEEGGHEAALTNLNKAWKQLSAAQQQEPMLVAMYAEQLRQLGSEEDAEAILRAALKRNYDSRLVRLYGLLRSSDGARQLQTAESWLKAHPTDADLLLTLGRICEHNQLWGKAKEYFDASLRFQRHPETCAELARLLAQLGDVERSNQLFQEGLGLLDQRLSALPVATHTHG, encoded by the coding sequence ATGAAACGCGCTTCCCTGCTGATATTAATTCTGCTGGTTGCTGGCGGGCTGGCTCTGCTTGGCTACTCAATTGCTGAGCACAAAGGTTATGTACTGCTGGCCTACAAGAGCTTTCGGTATGAATCCAGCCTATGGATCTTCCTCGCGTTGATCGCGGCGATCTGGCTGATTGTCTACCTGTTGCGCCTGCTGCTGCGTTTGTTGGTAACCTCTGGGCGACTGGTTAACCCATGGTCACGTCTGCACCACAATCGTCGTGTGCGATTGGCCTCCGAACAAGGTTTTGTTGATCTGGTTGAAGGACGCTGGTCAGCTGCGCTACGCCATTTACGTAAAGCCGCTGAGGCTGAACCACTGCCGCTGATGTATTACCTTGGCGCTGCCCGTGCGGCTCACGAACTGGGCCAGAAGGAAGAATGCGATGCGCTGCTTGAGCGCGCACTTGAGCGTCAGCCGCAAGCGGAACTTGCTGTGGCACTGAGTCATGCCGAGTTTCAGCAAGCTCGCGGTGAGTTAGGCGCTGCGCTGGAAACGCTGCAGGTGATGCATGAGCGGCATCCGAGCAATCAACAAGTGTTGAAGCAATTGCAGCAGTTGTATGTGCGTAATCAGGATTGGTCAGCATTGCTTGGTATCTTGTCGACTGTACGTAAAGAAAAGATGCTCAGCGGTGAGGCCTTGGCTGATCTTGAGCTCAAAGCTTGGCGTGGTCGCTTGGCCACAGCGGCGGCCAGTGAAGAGGGCGGCCATGAAGCCGCGCTGACTAATCTGAATAAAGCCTGGAAGCAGCTTTCTGCTGCGCAGCAGCAAGAGCCGATGCTAGTGGCAATGTATGCCGAGCAGTTGCGCCAACTGGGCAGTGAAGAGGACGCAGAAGCCATATTGCGGGCAGCGTTGAAGCGTAACTATGACAGCCGTTTAGTGCGTCTCTATGGCTTGTTGCGCAGCAGCGATGGTGCGCGCCAGCTACAGACTGCTGAGAGCTGGCTAAAGGCTCACCCGACTGACGCTGACCTGCTCCTTACATTGGGGCGCATCTGCGAGCACAACCAACTGTGGGGCAAGGCCAAGGAATACTTCGACGCCAGTCTGCGCTTCCAGCGTCATCCAGAAACCTGCGCCGAGCTGGCACGCTTGCTGGCGCAGTTGGGTGATGTTGAGCGCAGCAATCAACTGTTCCAGGAAGGTTTGGGTCTGCTTGATCAGCGACTCAGTGCTTTACCCGTAGCGACTCACACTCACGGTTAA
- a CDS encoding sensor histidine kinase, with protein sequence MRNKPFKTEEQRAPVDDFFVPELCQPEALLSIVLLAELLVLVLVLAEPMLPGFNWVRLALTSLFVQWIVLLSAALLCRLRPLMARWRAEVAGLFCCTIVVALTMICTAVADFYDLGGQLPRAGEVNLYLRHALISMIMSALLLRYFYLQSQWRKQEQAELRARIESLQARIRPHFLFNSLNSIASLVVLDPNKAEQAVLDLSDLFRASLAKPGSLVSWSDELALAQRYLSIEHYRLGERLQLKWEVADVPEDLPIPQLTLQPLLENALIYGIQPLVQGGLVCVEAHYLEGVFQLTVSNPYVEQDMPPSRGTHLALENIDARLAALFGSKASLSVERRDGRHYTRLRYPCARLTQEARAI encoded by the coding sequence ATGCGAAATAAACCATTTAAAACAGAAGAACAACGCGCGCCGGTTGATGATTTCTTCGTCCCCGAGCTCTGCCAGCCGGAAGCCCTGCTGAGCATTGTCCTGCTCGCTGAGTTATTGGTGCTGGTGTTGGTCTTGGCTGAGCCTATGTTGCCCGGCTTTAACTGGGTGCGCTTGGCGCTCACGTCGTTATTCGTGCAATGGATTGTATTGCTCTCGGCGGCTCTGTTGTGTCGTTTGCGCCCACTAATGGCGCGTTGGCGGGCTGAAGTGGCTGGGCTGTTTTGTTGCACCATCGTGGTTGCGCTGACCATGATTTGTACTGCGGTCGCCGACTTTTATGACCTGGGCGGGCAATTGCCCCGTGCTGGCGAGGTCAATCTTTATCTGCGACATGCATTAATCAGCATGATTATGTCGGCACTACTGCTACGCTATTTTTATCTGCAGAGCCAATGGCGTAAACAAGAGCAGGCAGAGTTGCGTGCGCGCATTGAGTCGTTGCAGGCGCGTATCCGGCCACATTTTTTGTTCAACAGCTTGAACAGTATTGCCAGCTTGGTGGTGCTCGACCCGAATAAAGCAGAGCAGGCGGTGCTGGATTTATCTGATTTGTTTCGCGCCAGTCTGGCCAAGCCCGGCAGCTTGGTTAGCTGGAGTGATGAGTTGGCGCTGGCGCAACGATATTTATCGATTGAACACTATCGTCTTGGCGAGCGTCTACAGTTGAAGTGGGAGGTTGCAGATGTCCCTGAGGATTTGCCGATTCCTCAGCTGACGCTGCAGCCACTTCTGGAAAATGCCCTGATATATGGCATCCAGCCATTGGTACAGGGCGGTTTGGTTTGCGTCGAGGCTCATTACCTCGAAGGAGTGTTTCAACTGACTGTGAGTAATCCTTATGTTGAGCAAGACATGCCGCCTTCGCGTGGTACTCACCTCGCCTTGGAAAATATCGATGCACGTCTTGCGGCACTTTTTGGGTCTAAAGCCAGTCTCAGCGTGGAGCGCCGTGACGGCCGCCATTACACCCGTCTACGCTATCCTTGTGCGAGACTCACGCAGGAAGCCAGAGCAATATGA
- a CDS encoding ABC transporter substrate-binding protein: protein MSYRLTLATLCLLLSLGPNSVQAETFRIGAEDDWFPYTALRNGKIQGMSVDIVRAAFAASNTDIELVPYPYSRCMDTALRGEIMACFNTLPNKQIASEYLLPNYPLFNDDILLWANSKTARPVLSLAELSWQSVAVTIGYEYGAQFDQMAGIQRVPVRRDLNGFMMLQRGRVDYTAAYRGTVRALIAERPEFKDAFTPVATLIHAQLFLSFTRKDPRAPELISRFDKGMQIIHTNGTYQQILDHWHNHLAAD, encoded by the coding sequence GTGAGCTACAGGCTAACCCTCGCAACGTTATGCCTACTATTGAGCCTCGGCCCGAACAGCGTGCAGGCGGAAACTTTTCGGATAGGCGCCGAAGACGATTGGTTTCCCTACACCGCACTGCGCAATGGCAAAATTCAGGGTATGTCAGTGGATATTGTTCGTGCGGCATTTGCCGCCAGCAATACCGATATCGAGTTAGTGCCTTACCCTTACTCACGCTGCATGGATACCGCGTTGCGCGGCGAGATAATGGCCTGCTTCAATACCTTGCCCAATAAGCAGATTGCCAGCGAATACCTCTTACCGAATTACCCACTGTTCAACGATGACATCCTGTTGTGGGCCAACAGTAAAACGGCTAGACCTGTGCTCAGCCTTGCTGAGTTAAGTTGGCAATCAGTTGCCGTCACCATTGGTTATGAATACGGCGCTCAGTTCGACCAAATGGCGGGCATCCAGCGCGTGCCTGTCAGGCGTGACCTCAACGGATTCATGATGCTACAGCGCGGCCGAGTCGACTATACCGCGGCGTATCGCGGAACCGTCAGGGCCTTGATTGCAGAGCGCCCAGAATTTAAAGATGCGTTCACTCCAGTCGCAACATTGATCCACGCCCAACTATTCCTGAGCTTCACCCGCAAAGACCCGCGCGCACCGGAACTCATCAGCCGTTTCGATAAGGGTATGCAGATCATTCACACAAACGGTACCTATCAGCAAATACTCGACCACTGGCATAATCATCTCGCAGCAGATTGA
- a CDS encoding glutathione S-transferase family protein, translating to MLKLYGFAVSNYYNMVKFALLEKGMAFEEVPFHPDQSEQSLKISPRGKVPALGTEQGYMSETSVILEYIEETGSGKSLLPSEPYARAQVRALMREIELYIELPARLGYPQAFFGMQIAPALKEKCKVELLAGVAALKRHGKFAPYVAGDSMTLADVYFLYSFDLACAVAAKLLEIDLLADFPEAGKLLAQMNKQANVQKIAADKEANMPEFMAMIKARAQANA from the coding sequence ATGCTGAAACTTTATGGATTCGCCGTTAGTAACTACTACAACATGGTCAAGTTTGCCCTGCTGGAAAAGGGCATGGCTTTTGAAGAAGTGCCGTTTCACCCTGATCAGAGTGAGCAAAGCCTAAAGATCAGCCCACGCGGCAAAGTCCCTGCGCTGGGCACTGAGCAGGGCTACATGAGTGAAACCAGCGTTATTCTCGAATATATCGAAGAGACGGGCAGCGGTAAGTCGTTGTTACCCAGTGAACCCTATGCGCGGGCACAGGTTCGTGCGTTGATGCGCGAGATTGAGTTGTATATCGAGTTGCCAGCGCGACTAGGTTATCCACAGGCCTTCTTCGGCATGCAGATTGCGCCGGCACTGAAAGAAAAGTGCAAGGTAGAGTTATTGGCGGGAGTTGCCGCGCTGAAGCGTCACGGCAAATTTGCGCCCTATGTTGCCGGTGACAGCATGACACTGGCGGATGTGTATTTCTTGTACAGCTTCGATCTGGCTTGTGCGGTCGCGGCGAAGCTATTGGAGATTGATCTGCTGGCTGACTTTCCAGAGGCTGGCAAATTACTTGCTCAGATGAACAAGCAGGCCAACGTACAGAAAATTGCGGCGGACAAAGAAGCCAACATGCCTGAGTTCATGGCAATGATTAAGGCGCGCGCTCAGGCTAACGCCTAG
- a CDS encoding TIGR02647 family protein produces the protein MAFTPELIAELEILSMYNLGNTKEGLKVHHTASPAAIAAAQRLHAKGLISLDDGGYLTSLGLDAVEHTQVLLGILSEPQPA, from the coding sequence ATGGCCTTTACCCCCGAACTTATTGCCGAACTCGAAATTCTCTCGATGTACAACCTGGGTAACACTAAAGAAGGGCTCAAAGTGCACCACACGGCATCGCCAGCAGCGATAGCAGCCGCTCAGCGCCTGCATGCCAAAGGTTTGATCTCGCTCGATGATGGCGGCTACCTGACCAGCCTTGGGTTAGATGCAGTCGAACATACGCAAGTGCTGCTAGGTATTCTCTCCGAGCCACAGCCTGCTTGA
- a CDS encoding LytTR family DNA-binding domain-containing protein yields the protein MNVLIVDDEPLARERLSRMVGELDGYRVLEPAASNGEEALSLIDSLKPDVVLLDIRMPGLDGLQVAAKLCEREAPPAVIFCTAHDEFAVEAFQVSAVGYLVKPVRSEHLAEALKKAERPNRVQLAALTRPAIETGGGPRTHISARTRKGIELIPLDQVVYFIADHKYVTLRHEHGEVLLDEPLKALEDEFGDGFVRIHRNALVARERIERLQRTPLGHFQLFLKGLDGDALVVSRRHVAGVRKLMNSL from the coding sequence ATGAATGTTCTTATCGTCGATGACGAACCCCTAGCTCGAGAGCGCCTAAGCCGAATGGTTGGCGAACTCGATGGTTACCGTGTCCTTGAGCCAGCTGCTAGCAATGGCGAGGAGGCACTGAGCCTGATTGACAGCCTGAAGCCTGATGTTGTGCTGTTGGATATCCGCATGCCGGGCCTGGATGGATTACAGGTCGCAGCGAAACTGTGCGAACGCGAAGCGCCGCCCGCGGTGATTTTCTGTACTGCCCACGATGAGTTTGCCGTGGAGGCATTTCAGGTCAGCGCAGTAGGCTATTTGGTTAAGCCGGTGCGCAGCGAACACCTTGCTGAAGCCTTGAAAAAGGCTGAGCGGCCCAACCGTGTGCAACTTGCGGCACTGACCCGGCCAGCGATCGAAACGGGTGGAGGTCCGCGCACCCATATCAGTGCGCGCACACGCAAAGGCATCGAGCTGATCCCCTTGGATCAGGTGGTGTATTTCATTGCCGATCACAAATACGTGACCCTGCGCCATGAACATGGCGAAGTCTTGCTGGATGAGCCGCTGAAGGCGCTTGAAGATGAGTTCGGCGACGGATTTGTGCGTATTCACCGCAATGCACTCGTTGCGCGCGAACGCATTGAGCGTCTGCAGCGTACGCCGCTGGGCCACTTCCAATTGTTCCTCAAAGGGCTTGATGGTGATGCGCTGGTGGTCAGTCGTCGGCATGTCGCGGGTGTTCGCAAATTAATGAACAGTCTTTAG